A single region of the Triticum dicoccoides isolate Atlit2015 ecotype Zavitan chromosome 2B, WEW_v2.0, whole genome shotgun sequence genome encodes:
- the LOC119368059 gene encoding wall-associated receptor kinase 3-like has translation MNMQVFLQLGLGLVLLAAQYAPGIAVPSSDCRRQCGTIEIPYPFGIDPGCSLAEGFDLSCKVQDGVQKPFRGAFEVLDISLTQGTARVLNYTLGYCYNTSMEYFGRYAGFNEGDPSSPYRLSDVQNRFTVIGCNALVLIYDYDATGYQGLGVATCRNLSDLVDGSCSGMGCSQTAIPKRMYYYDIAFAEAVNTTETWEFNRCSYAVLMEAAAFKFSTAYVNTNKFNETYDGRVPMVLDWAMRDVKSCDAAEQNKTGTYTCLSSNSKCVNSTNDQGYMCNCTDGYEGNPYLRDGCKDVNECNHNPCPSDGFCRNIVGEYQCSCGLGKKYVKESNTCNANIVLTIGVAMGIFGLMVIIMFTVFGGQIIMQKRKLQKVKQEYFHQHGGLLLFDKMKSEKGLAFNVFSEAELIHATDNFDSSRILGKGGHGTVYKGILKNMSVAIKRCAIVDERQKKEFGQEMLILSQINHKNIVKLLGCCLEVEVPILVYEFVLNGTLFELIHGKNQALQISFNTLLRIAHEAAEGLNFLYSYASPPIIHGDVKTSNILLDDNYMAKVSDFGASILAPSDKEQFVTMVQGTCGYLDPEYMQTCQLTDKSDVYSFGVILLEILTGQLPLKLEGSEKQRSLSLIFLSAMKDNNLDSVLVSHVKGQESMELLRGLADLAKKCLDMCGENRPSMKEVADELNRLRKLSLHPWARLDVETDAENLLGGESTSGYEIELSGYPTGESEDLPINPRSSYYAR, from the exons ATGAATATGCAAGTGTTCTTGCAGCTTGGACTCGGTCTCGTATTGCTTGCAGCACAGTATGCACCTGGAATTGCGGTTCCTAGTTCAGATTGCCGAAGGCAGTGTGGTACCATTGAGATACCGTACCCATTCGGTATCGACCCGGGCTGCTCGCTCGCAGAAGGCTTCGACCTCAGTTGCAAGGTCCAAGATGGCGTCCAAAAGCCGTTCAGGGGTGCCTTTGAGGTGCTCGACATTTCTTTGACTCAAGGCACGGCCCGGGTGCTTAATTACACCCTAGggtactgctacaacacctccaTGGAGTATTTTGGCCGATATGCGGGGTTCAACGAAGGAGATCCTTCTTCTCCCTACCGGCTCTCCGACGTCCAGAACAGGTTCACGGTCATCGGGTGCAACGCCCTCGTCTTGATATACGACTATGATGCCACAGGCTACCAGGGCTTGGGCGTCGCAACATGCCGCAATTTGTCTGACTTGGTGGACGGATCCTGCTCCGGCATGGGCTGCTCCCAGACTGCAATACCAAAGAGGATGTACTACTACGACATAGCCTTCGCCGAAGCGGTCAACACAACTGAAACTTGGGAGTTCAACCGTTGTAGCTATGCGGTACTGATGGAGGCCGCGGCGTTCAAGTTCAGCACTGCATACGTAAACACAAATAAGTTCAATGAAACATATGATGGACGGGTGCCAATGGTTCTTGACTGGGCTATGAGAGATGTGAAGTCATGTGATGCTGCAGAACAGAATAAGACCGGCACTTATACATGCCTCAGCAGCAACAGCAAATGCGTGAATTCCACCAATGATCAAGGTTACATGTGTAATTGCACCGATGGTTATGAAGGCAACCCTTATCTTCGAGATGGATGCAAAG ATGTTAATGAATGCAATCACAACCCATGCCCTTCAGATGGTTTTTGTCGCAATATCGTTGGAGAATACCAGTGTTCTTGTGGACTTGGGAAAAAATATGTCAAAGAAAGCAATACATGCAACGCTAATATTGTCTTAACAATAG GAGTTGCAATGGGAATATTCGGCCTAATGGTTatcatcatgttcactgtttttggCGGGCAGATTATAATGCAAAAGAGAAAATTGCAAAAAGTTAAGCAGGAGTACTTTCATCAGCATGGAGGCTTGCTTTTGTTTGACAAGATGAAATCAGAAAAGGGTCTTGCTTTCAATGTATTTTCAGAAGCTGAACTCATACATGCAACTGACAACTTCGACAGTAGTAGGATACTTGGAAAAGGAGGCCATGGAACCGTCTATAAAGGGATACTAAAGAACATGTCTGTTGCAATTAAAAGATGTGCAATAGTTGACGAAAGACAAAAGAAGGAATTTGGCCAGGAGATGCTTATTTTGTCCCAAATAAATCACAAGAACATTGTCAAACTCTTGGGTTGTTGCCTTGAGGTGGAAGTTCCAATTCTAGTATATGAGTTTGTCCTAAACGGTACACTATTCGAGCTTATCCATGGCAAGAACCAAGCATTGCAAATATCGTTCAACACTCTCTTAAGGATTGCTCATGAAGCAGCCGAAGGACTCAACTTTCTGTATTCATATGCGTCTCCCCCAATAATTCACGGTGATGTAAAAACTTCCAACATCCTGCTCGATGATAACTATATGGCCAAAGTGTCAGACTTTGGAGCTTCCATACTAGCACCATCTGACAAAGAGCAGTTTGTCACAATGGTTCAAGGTACTTGTGGTTACCTTGACCCCGAATACATGCAAACATGTCAGTTAACAGACAAAAGTGACGTATACAGCTTCGGAGTTATCCTTTTAGAGATCCTCACAGGCCAGTTGCCATTGAAGCTCGAGGGGTCTGAAAAGCAAAGAAGCTTGTCATTGATTTTCCTATCTGCTATGAAGGACAATAATCTAGATTCTGTGTTGGTGAGTCACGTGAAAGGTCAAGAGAGCATGGAGTTACTGAGAGGACTTGCAGACCTAGCTAAAAAATGCTTAGATATGTGTGGTGAAAATAGGCCATCTATGAAAGAGGTCGCCGATGAGCTCAATAGATTGAGAAAACTTTCATTACATCCTTGGGCACGACTCGACGTCGAGACGGATGCTGAAAACCTTCTCGGAGGAGAATCTACTAGTGGGTATGAAATAGAATTAAGTGGGTATCCTACGGGTGAAAGTGAGGACCTACCCATAAACCCAAGAAGTTCATATTATGCAAGGTGA